One window of the Halobacillus litoralis genome contains the following:
- a CDS encoding urease subunit gamma has product MKLTSREMEKLMVVSAADLARRRQGRGLKLNYPEAVAIITYEVVEGARDGKSVAELMQYGATILERENVMEGIPEMIPDIQVEATFPDGVKLVTIHDPIR; this is encoded by the coding sequence GTGAAGTTAACTTCTAGAGAGATGGAAAAGCTCATGGTGGTCTCGGCCGCTGATCTTGCTCGGAGACGTCAGGGGAGAGGTTTAAAGCTCAACTATCCGGAAGCGGTCGCCATTATCACTTATGAGGTTGTCGAAGGGGCAAGGGATGGCAAGTCAGTAGCTGAGTTGATGCAATATGGTGCAACGATACTGGAGAGAGAAAATGTCATGGAAGGTATTCCGGAGATGATTCCTGATATTCAAGTGGAAGCGACGTTTCCAGATGGTGTAAAGCTTGTGACCATTCATGATCCGATTCGCTGA
- a CDS encoding ABC transporter substrate-binding protein produces MKKCKWLLWLMVGSISMMIAGCEESNSNGHADNDESSQPDESLIIDNYGRELSITQKPTNVLTLGPNTTELFIALGLSDYIIGNSLDNHSRGALPEYEDVYEQIPELTYGSATRESVLTSGTDFVYGIDWEFGKEGLNIEELTDYGITTYVNKASTLEDMYEEILDIGKIFEIEDTAEAFVSEQKERIANINEKVSQKDPVKVLVYDSGGEGVFTAGGPNFETLLIELAGGKNIFENLTDKQWATVSYEEVLARDPDVILVHDYDKPAIEQKIEDIKNHPVLSQLESVKKERFVTISLESVLPGNRMAYSVESFAHGFHPELFNE; encoded by the coding sequence TTGAAGAAATGTAAATGGTTGTTATGGTTAATGGTTGGTTCCATAAGTATGATGATAGCAGGGTGTGAAGAATCCAATAGTAATGGGCATGCTGATAATGACGAATCTTCCCAACCTGATGAATCTTTAATCATCGATAATTACGGAAGAGAGTTATCGATCACCCAAAAACCAACTAATGTATTAACACTGGGACCAAATACGACAGAATTATTCATAGCATTAGGGCTTAGTGATTATATCATTGGAAACAGCCTGGATAACCATAGCCGTGGGGCATTACCAGAGTATGAAGACGTATACGAACAAATCCCAGAATTAACATATGGGTCAGCTACTAGAGAGTCTGTATTAACTAGTGGTACAGACTTTGTATACGGAATAGACTGGGAATTTGGTAAAGAGGGCTTAAATATTGAGGAATTGACAGACTATGGTATTACAACCTATGTGAATAAAGCTTCGACGTTAGAAGATATGTACGAGGAGATTTTGGATATCGGCAAGATTTTTGAAATAGAAGATACAGCAGAGGCCTTTGTTTCTGAACAGAAAGAAAGGATAGCGAATATAAATGAAAAGGTTTCACAGAAGGACCCTGTCAAAGTCCTTGTATATGATAGTGGCGGCGAAGGTGTTTTCACTGCTGGAGGTCCAAACTTTGAAACATTACTCATTGAATTAGCTGGTGGAAAGAACATTTTTGAAAACCTAACCGACAAGCAATGGGCTACGGTAAGTTACGAAGAAGTATTAGCCAGAGATCCGGATGTAATTTTGGTCCACGATTATGACAAACCTGCAATAGAGCAGAAAATAGAAGATATCAAAAACCATCCAGTTCTATCTCAATTAGAAAGTGTGAAAAAGGAAAGGTTCGTTACAATTTCGTTGGAAAGTGTTTTACCAGGAAATCGAATGGCTTATTCAGTCGAATCTTTTGCGCATGGTTTCCATCCTGAATTGTTTAATGAATAA
- a CDS encoding FecCD family ABC transporter permease, translating into MFNNIAQRPKGLKETNLIIVLLFLILLVVGTVIFATGMGPVTVHPTTVLQILISKVPFFSSTIGNDWNQLDESIVLGLRLPRVLLGLIVGASLSVTGVVLQALVRNHLADPFILGVSSGASATATLGMLFGTFSFLGTYSLSISAFIGAVIVIVLVYALSKVDGKINMTQLLLSGVAIGLIMESITKLITLSAPNALGLHNATFWMAGSLAGAKWGYLTLPLLAMFLCMTILLINYRALNALLAGDETAGTLGFNVNILQTILVLIASLLAGVTIAVSGSIGFVGLMIPHITRLLIGSDHRKVLPVSALLGGILVVWTDVAARLIIAPEELPIGVLTAIFGGPFFIWLLKRNSRK; encoded by the coding sequence ATGTTTAATAACATAGCGCAACGTCCTAAAGGTCTGAAAGAAACCAACTTGATCATTGTCCTTTTATTTTTAATTCTATTGGTGGTTGGCACAGTCATTTTCGCGACAGGAATGGGCCCAGTAACCGTTCATCCAACAACAGTATTACAAATTCTGATCAGTAAGGTTCCCTTCTTCTCTAGTACGATAGGAAATGATTGGAACCAGCTGGATGAAAGTATTGTATTGGGATTACGACTCCCAAGAGTCCTATTAGGATTAATAGTGGGCGCATCCTTATCCGTAACAGGAGTTGTCTTACAGGCTCTAGTAAGAAATCATTTAGCAGATCCATTTATTCTTGGAGTATCCTCCGGGGCATCTGCCACTGCAACATTAGGGATGTTATTTGGCACTTTTTCCTTTCTAGGTACATATTCACTATCTATAAGCGCATTCATAGGAGCGGTAATCGTAATAGTATTGGTTTATGCTCTTTCAAAAGTGGATGGAAAAATTAATATGACTCAATTATTATTATCAGGTGTTGCTATAGGTCTTATTATGGAATCGATAACAAAACTGATTACGTTAAGCGCCCCCAACGCTTTAGGATTACATAACGCAACATTTTGGATGGCGGGTAGTTTAGCAGGTGCTAAATGGGGTTATTTGACCTTACCTTTATTAGCCATGTTTCTTTGCATGACTATTTTATTGATTAATTATCGAGCCCTGAATGCCCTATTGGCAGGAGATGAAACTGCCGGGACATTAGGGTTCAATGTGAATATTCTACAAACGATACTTGTATTGATCGCATCACTTTTAGCAGGTGTGACTATTGCCGTCAGTGGTTCGATAGGATTTGTAGGATTAATGATCCCGCATATCACTAGACTACTTATCGGTTCAGATCATAGAAAAGTACTGCCTGTGAGTGCTTTGTTAGGAGGAATACTAGTCGTTTGGACAGATGTTGCAGCTCGATTAATTATTGCACCTGAAGAATTACCCATCGGTGTTTTAACCGCCATCTTTGGAGGTCCTTTTTTTATTTGGTTACTAAAAAGAAATTCTAGAAAATAA
- a CDS encoding urease subunit beta, translating to MIPGEFLLRKEPIVCNEGKEVVRVNVLNRGDRPVQIGSHFHFYEVNPYLQFEREQTKGRHLNIPSGTAVRFEPGDEKEVELVAFSGERKIYGLSNQFNGRADL from the coding sequence ATGATACCAGGAGAATTTTTATTACGGAAAGAACCGATTGTTTGTAATGAAGGAAAAGAAGTCGTCCGAGTCAATGTATTGAATCGAGGAGACCGCCCTGTCCAAATCGGCTCCCACTTCCATTTTTATGAAGTGAATCCCTACTTGCAATTCGAGCGGGAGCAAACAAAAGGCAGGCATTTGAATATTCCGTCAGGCACGGCCGTTCGGTTTGAACCAGGCGATGAGAAAGAAGTCGAGCTGGTAGCGTTTTCCGGGGAAAGGAAGATTTACGGTTTGAGTAATCAGTTCAATGGGAGGGCCGATCTATGA
- a CDS encoding heme ABC transporter ATP-binding protein encodes MKLQVENLNFSYNHHKILKDISIHVANGEFVGIIGPNGSGKSTLLKNIYRALTPDTGSIYLDEKNYRNFKVKEIAKKLGVIGQDNSLPFDFAVNEIVAMGRSPHKKLFEGDKKEDKEIIQNALKKVDMEEMAERNFLYLSGGEKQRVLLARVLSQQTEFLVLDEPTNHLDIHHQLRIFDVIKGLGATVLSAIHDLNIASLYCDRIYVMKNGSIYKSGTPEEIFTSENINEVFNIKTDVRLHPVTKKVMITYLPESIIN; translated from the coding sequence ATGAAACTGCAAGTAGAAAATCTCAATTTTTCTTATAACCATCATAAAATCCTGAAAGATATATCAATTCATGTGGCTAATGGAGAATTTGTCGGAATTATAGGGCCAAATGGCAGTGGGAAATCCACATTATTAAAAAATATATACCGCGCTCTCACCCCTGACACAGGATCTATTTACTTGGACGAGAAAAACTACCGCAATTTTAAGGTAAAAGAAATAGCAAAAAAACTGGGCGTGATCGGACAAGACAATTCATTACCATTCGACTTTGCAGTAAACGAAATCGTAGCTATGGGAAGAAGCCCTCACAAAAAGCTTTTTGAAGGCGACAAGAAAGAAGATAAAGAAATTATACAAAACGCTCTTAAAAAAGTAGATATGGAAGAAATGGCAGAGAGAAATTTCCTATACCTTTCCGGTGGGGAAAAGCAACGAGTACTGCTGGCAAGAGTATTATCGCAGCAAACAGAATTTCTCGTGTTAGATGAACCTACAAACCATCTGGATATCCATCATCAACTTAGAATATTCGATGTAATCAAGGGCTTAGGCGCAACCGTACTCTCAGCAATTCATGACCTTAATATCGCTTCACTGTACTGTGACAGAATCTATGTAATGAAAAATGGCTCCATCTATAAATCCGGAACTCCTGAAGAAATATTCACTTCTGAAAATATCAATGAGGTTTTTAATATTAAAACGGATGTAAGGCTGCATCCCGTGACAAAAAAAGTAATGATTACCTACTTACCAGAAAGTATAATTAATTAA
- the pdxA gene encoding 4-hydroxythreonine-4-phosphate dehydrogenase PdxA: protein MSNKPIIGITMGDAAGVGPEIIIKSLENKELKEQSIPVVIGDLKILQRVAELLNSSITFKKVTQNDEFPEMDDPNMVYCVDLDLLPADLKYGQVSSEAGHGSFEFLRTAIELANEKKINAICTAPLNKEALHKGGHLYPGHTEILAELTNTSNFSMMLSSPKLKVIHVTTHIGLKDAIDRIEPERVYDVIKMAHETLHKSGIDTPKIAVCGINPHAGENRLFGYGEEEEKVIPGVERAQKEGIEVQGPLPADTLFFRAVRGDFDIVVAMYHDQGHGPIKVLGLDAGVNITVGLPIIRTSVDHGTAFDIAGQGIADEKSMLEAMRQAIELAPK, encoded by the coding sequence ATGAGCAATAAACCGATCATCGGCATCACGATGGGTGACGCTGCTGGCGTCGGCCCTGAAATCATTATTAAAAGTTTGGAGAATAAAGAGCTTAAAGAACAATCCATTCCGGTAGTCATCGGGGATTTGAAGATCCTTCAACGGGTAGCTGAACTTTTAAATTCTTCTATTACTTTTAAAAAAGTGACCCAAAATGACGAGTTTCCTGAAATGGATGATCCGAACATGGTCTACTGTGTCGACCTTGACCTCCTACCTGCTGACCTTAAATATGGCCAGGTTTCCAGTGAGGCCGGCCATGGCTCTTTTGAATTTTTACGCACAGCCATTGAATTAGCGAACGAGAAGAAAATCAATGCCATTTGTACAGCTCCATTGAATAAAGAAGCTCTGCATAAAGGCGGGCACCTATACCCAGGTCATACAGAAATCCTGGCAGAACTCACAAACACGAGTAACTTCTCGATGATGCTGTCTTCACCGAAGTTGAAAGTCATCCACGTGACTACGCATATCGGTTTGAAAGATGCCATTGACCGTATTGAACCAGAGCGTGTGTATGATGTCATCAAAATGGCACATGAAACCCTCCATAAGTCGGGCATTGACACACCAAAAATTGCGGTGTGCGGAATCAATCCACACGCCGGCGAGAACAGACTCTTCGGATATGGCGAAGAGGAAGAAAAAGTGATTCCAGGCGTAGAACGCGCTCAAAAAGAAGGAATCGAAGTTCAGGGTCCATTGCCTGCGGACACCCTATTTTTCCGTGCGGTCCGTGGAGACTTTGATATCGTCGTGGCGATGTATCATGACCAGGGGCACGGTCCGATCAAAGTGCTTGGTCTCGATGCTGGCGTCAATATCACAGTAGGATTGCCTATCATAAGAACCAGCGTTGACCACGGCACAGCTTTTGATATAGCCGGACAGGGAATCGCTGATGAAAAGAGTATGCTGGAAGCGATGAGACAGGCGATTGAGCTTGCTCCTAAATAA
- a CDS encoding sigma-54-dependent transcriptional regulator, with amino-acid sequence MIKALLIAPYQGLAEIAKNYKDVDPHLKVDVKSGNLEDGVGIAKQAEADGYDLIISRGGTASLIEEKVKVPVVDIKVSGYDILRILTLLRGTNGKAALVGFANISRGASTICSILDMDVRTITITNSDEVTEKLEELKAEGFSVVIGDVVTVHEAEKTGLQGILITSGKEAVLEAFDEAKRLYHLLQKMQTQAGIFSDALEKFPHPLITVKQDRGLIFKNEKFREVMDDQFVESAEVMALTEEVVRGKEKVWKPVEYQNKSYFLVAYPLNSDEDYVNILIYNGFTQKEEGVKLYPNFSHKSIPGESTAAVSLRNNLKRYASMDAPLWIEGEPGTGRMTYAGNLHFERFQQRAPLVSVNLMKVSIDRLRDLFFANVESLPKEGTIVFHNIHKINEDERDRAEAFIRDISERYQTILLSPDDVESLVKEGQVSHSLYYDVPEARIHLPALRNRTEDIKSFVQVFIAQSHIDYGSETVGIREEAVNELMTHDWPGNIDQLKTTLEKLMAMTNGSFIERKDVETLIHKEKPSEQPDFDHSISVQGTLKDMEKRIIMQVMQEENNNQSKVSKRLGMNRTTLWRKLNS; translated from the coding sequence TTGATTAAAGCACTTCTTATTGCGCCCTACCAGGGGCTTGCGGAAATTGCTAAAAATTATAAAGATGTCGATCCTCATTTGAAGGTTGATGTGAAGTCAGGGAATTTAGAGGATGGTGTCGGCATCGCGAAACAAGCGGAAGCCGATGGTTATGACCTCATCATCAGCCGAGGTGGTACGGCGAGCTTGATCGAAGAAAAAGTAAAAGTTCCTGTTGTGGACATTAAAGTAAGCGGCTATGATATCCTGCGAATCTTAACTTTGCTGAGAGGTACCAATGGGAAGGCTGCATTGGTCGGTTTCGCTAATATCTCAAGAGGCGCTTCTACGATATGCAGCATTTTGGACATGGATGTAAGAACCATTACGATCACGAACAGTGATGAAGTCACAGAAAAATTGGAAGAACTGAAAGCTGAGGGTTTTTCCGTGGTCATTGGGGACGTAGTGACTGTTCATGAAGCAGAAAAGACCGGCTTACAAGGAATTCTCATCACTTCTGGAAAAGAGGCTGTCCTGGAAGCATTTGATGAAGCGAAACGGTTATATCACCTCCTTCAAAAAATGCAGACACAAGCAGGGATCTTTTCTGATGCTCTTGAGAAGTTTCCTCATCCATTGATCACGGTTAAACAAGATCGTGGACTTATCTTTAAAAATGAAAAGTTCAGAGAAGTGATGGATGACCAGTTTGTCGAGAGTGCAGAGGTCATGGCGCTTACAGAAGAAGTGGTCAGAGGAAAAGAAAAAGTGTGGAAGCCGGTCGAATATCAAAATAAAAGCTATTTTCTAGTCGCTTATCCTCTAAATAGTGACGAGGATTATGTAAATATTTTAATATACAACGGCTTCACTCAAAAAGAAGAGGGTGTGAAGTTATACCCGAACTTTTCTCATAAAAGTATTCCCGGCGAAAGTACGGCAGCTGTTTCATTAAGAAACAATTTAAAACGGTACGCAAGTATGGACGCTCCCCTCTGGATCGAGGGAGAACCGGGTACAGGAAGAATGACATATGCAGGGAACCTTCACTTTGAAAGGTTTCAGCAACGCGCTCCTCTTGTATCTGTAAATCTGATGAAAGTTTCAATCGACCGGCTTCGCGATTTATTTTTCGCGAATGTGGAGAGTCTGCCTAAAGAGGGAACCATTGTATTTCATAACATCCATAAAATAAATGAGGATGAACGGGATCGTGCAGAGGCATTCATCCGGGATATTTCTGAAAGGTATCAGACCATCCTCCTCTCCCCTGATGATGTGGAAAGTCTGGTTAAAGAGGGACAAGTGAGTCATTCTTTGTATTATGACGTACCAGAGGCTCGCATCCACCTCCCCGCTTTAAGAAATAGGACGGAAGATATTAAAAGTTTTGTTCAAGTTTTCATTGCCCAAAGTCACATCGACTACGGTTCTGAAACCGTGGGGATCCGTGAAGAAGCCGTGAATGAGCTGATGACCCATGACTGGCCCGGCAACATCGATCAGTTGAAGACGACGCTTGAAAAATTAATGGCGATGACGAACGGCTCTTTTATTGAACGTAAAGATGTCGAAACACTCATTCATAAGGAGAAACCTTCAGAGCAGCCTGACTTCGACCACTCCATCTCTGTCCAGGGAACGTTGAAAGATATGGAAAAACGAATCATCATGCAAGTGATGCAGGAAGAGAATAACAACCAATCCAAAGTCTCGAAGCGGTTAGGAATGAACCGCACAACATTATGGCGCAAACTTAATTCATAA
- a CDS encoding sodium:solute symporter family protein: protein MLPAYVGYVLLLVFGLFFTLITFIMQRRRKQAMTAEQFSTAGRSVGVGLASASIIAAWTWAATLMMSSSTGYQYGISGPYWYAAGACIQVLLFAIVAINLKKRAPNAHTFLEFIGQRFDKKNHRLIMGFALMTNILVTSMVVLGGAIALNSLTGMNIYVAAFLIPLTFTIYTMIGGLKASFIADYFNTVMIFAILAIFATVVYVKFGIDPIYEGLSNMPSSDSMLTMASVSGLFFGMINIIGNFGAVFVDQAYWQRAIASKDSAASKAYIYGGISWFAIPFAIATFLGVSAAGLGISVVSPDSVAPEMAAHLLGGVGSILFLAMLFMAVMSTGAAELTAITNIIVTDIYRKSINPKASSDRLLNVSRRVTLGFGLMMGVLSILLFKVGIGLGWVYMAMGIFVSGAVIPVTLGLLWKKATNEGTFYGASAGLIFGVTAWLTSAYLLYGEISISTLGELHSMFFGNITVFLVSGTISIGHALIANQEFDFESLQGKFRSFDDEENEEEIKEEGMLYEGKRASAK, encoded by the coding sequence ATGTTACCAGCTTATGTAGGATATGTTCTGTTATTGGTTTTTGGATTATTCTTTACTCTTATCACTTTTATAATGCAGCGAAGAAGAAAACAAGCGATGACAGCTGAACAGTTCAGTACGGCAGGTAGAAGTGTAGGGGTTGGATTAGCGAGTGCTTCCATTATTGCTGCTTGGACCTGGGCCGCGACACTGATGATGTCTTCTTCCACTGGGTATCAATACGGTATTAGTGGTCCTTATTGGTATGCTGCAGGCGCATGTATACAAGTATTACTGTTTGCGATTGTTGCTATCAACTTGAAAAAGCGAGCTCCTAACGCCCATACGTTTTTAGAATTCATTGGTCAGCGATTTGATAAGAAAAACCACCGCTTAATTATGGGGTTTGCTTTAATGACCAATATTCTCGTGACATCCATGGTAGTTCTTGGTGGAGCGATTGCCTTAAACTCTCTCACGGGGATGAACATTTATGTAGCCGCCTTTCTTATCCCTCTTACCTTCACGATTTACACCATGATCGGTGGACTGAAAGCCTCTTTTATTGCTGATTACTTTAATACAGTCATGATTTTTGCCATCCTTGCTATTTTTGCGACCGTCGTTTATGTGAAATTTGGAATCGACCCTATTTATGAAGGGCTAAGCAACATGCCATCTTCGGATTCCATGCTCACAATGGCCTCTGTATCTGGTCTGTTTTTCGGGATGATCAATATCATAGGAAACTTTGGTGCCGTATTCGTAGACCAGGCGTACTGGCAACGTGCCATTGCCAGTAAAGATAGCGCTGCCTCAAAAGCATACATATACGGTGGGATTTCGTGGTTTGCCATCCCGTTTGCGATTGCCACGTTTCTTGGAGTGAGTGCTGCCGGTCTTGGTATTTCGGTAGTATCCCCTGACTCTGTCGCGCCGGAAATGGCTGCCCACCTCCTTGGCGGTGTTGGTTCAATTTTGTTTCTAGCCATGCTGTTCATGGCCGTTATGTCTACAGGAGCTGCTGAACTAACAGCCATCACAAATATTATCGTTACAGATATTTACAGGAAATCAATTAACCCTAAAGCGAGCAGTGACAGGCTTTTGAATGTCTCTCGAAGAGTAACGTTAGGTTTTGGTCTGATGATGGGTGTGCTTTCAATCCTGTTGTTTAAAGTCGGTATCGGCTTAGGATGGGTCTATATGGCTATGGGTATTTTTGTGAGTGGAGCTGTCATTCCTGTAACTCTGGGATTGCTCTGGAAAAAGGCTACGAATGAAGGGACCTTCTATGGAGCTTCCGCGGGACTGATCTTTGGGGTAACAGCATGGTTGACATCTGCTTATCTCCTTTATGGAGAGATTAGTATAAGTACATTAGGAGAACTTCACTCAATGTTTTTTGGTAATATTACCGTTTTCCTTGTAAGTGGAACGATTTCCATTGGCCATGCTTTGATAGCCAATCAAGAGTTTGATTTTGAGTCACTGCAAGGTAAGTTCCGCAGCTTTGATGATGAGGAGAATGAGGAAGAAATCAAAGAGGAGGGAATGTTGTATGAAGGAAAACGGGCATCAGCTAAGTAA
- a CDS encoding four-carbon acid sugar kinase family protein, producing MNFRFGMIADDLTGANDSGIQLKEKGLATSVYFEIPEEHHELDEAIVIDTDSRAIDKEKACEKTKAAAEFLAKKGYQQIYKKMDSTLRGYIGYELQAISEVFNPVFTIVAPAFPAYGRTTRDGIHYMKGKPVSETELAHDPKHPVRESHIPSILEKETGQKTAVIDETLLNARDDEWSTTINRYIDEGIEYLVCDASTEEDLKKLAARIHGSGHKVVWSGSAGLAEVLPAVIGIESSAQPEDGKQKNGPVLGVCGSLSQTTQEQVNYAIRQKDIQPVEIDTERIFYNDWEDQAEIYKKEALEHLSQGKDVIFYVPSHEDIRRRVQKRAAELELDSFQIGKKISEALSLMTETVVSQTSVSALVLTGGDTAKDVAKALGATGIRLSHQLEAGIPVGELIGDSPSLPVVTKAGAFGTESSIYHAMKKMKGAVTNEQ from the coding sequence ATGAACTTTCGTTTTGGAATGATTGCAGATGATTTAACAGGTGCTAATGATAGTGGAATTCAACTCAAAGAGAAAGGACTTGCAACTTCCGTTTACTTTGAGATTCCTGAGGAGCACCATGAATTGGATGAGGCTATCGTAATTGATACCGACTCACGGGCTATAGACAAAGAAAAAGCCTGTGAAAAGACTAAAGCGGCAGCTGAATTTTTGGCGAAAAAAGGATATCAACAGATCTACAAGAAAATGGATTCGACGCTAAGGGGCTATATCGGGTACGAATTGCAAGCTATAAGTGAAGTGTTCAACCCAGTGTTCACCATTGTAGCTCCAGCCTTCCCTGCTTACGGAAGAACAACCCGGGATGGCATCCATTACATGAAAGGGAAACCTGTCAGTGAGACAGAACTGGCCCATGACCCTAAACATCCCGTTAGAGAATCCCATATTCCTAGTATCCTTGAAAAAGAAACAGGTCAAAAGACAGCCGTTATTGATGAAACACTACTAAATGCAAGAGACGACGAGTGGTCAACTACAATAAATAGATATATAGATGAAGGTATTGAATACCTCGTATGTGATGCATCAACAGAAGAAGACTTAAAGAAATTAGCTGCTAGAATCCACGGCTCCGGCCATAAGGTGGTTTGGAGCGGATCGGCTGGCTTAGCAGAGGTCCTCCCTGCTGTCATAGGGATAGAAAGCAGCGCGCAACCAGAGGATGGAAAACAAAAAAATGGTCCTGTGTTAGGTGTTTGCGGCAGTTTATCCCAGACGACTCAGGAGCAAGTGAACTATGCCATCCGCCAAAAGGATATCCAGCCAGTAGAAATAGATACAGAGAGAATTTTCTATAATGACTGGGAAGATCAAGCCGAGATCTACAAAAAAGAAGCCTTGGAGCACCTATCTCAAGGAAAAGACGTTATTTTCTATGTACCTTCTCATGAAGACATTCGAAGACGAGTGCAAAAGCGGGCAGCTGAGCTTGAGCTTGATTCATTTCAAATCGGGAAAAAGATATCAGAAGCCTTGAGCCTTATGACGGAGACAGTCGTGAGCCAAACATCTGTTTCCGCTCTGGTTTTGACAGGAGGAGACACCGCTAAAGATGTAGCCAAAGCGTTAGGAGCTACAGGGATAAGGCTCAGTCATCAGCTTGAAGCAGGGATTCCTGTCGGTGAACTGATTGGAGATTCGCCATCGCTTCCAGTCGTCACAAAGGCTGGAGCATTCGGAACAGAGTCCTCTATTTACCACGCAATGAAGAAGATGAAAGGAGCAGTTACAAATGAGCAATAA
- a CDS encoding 2-keto-3-deoxygluconate permease yields the protein MKIKATLERIPGGMMVVPLILAAILNTVAPDLLRIGNFTQALFVDGAGTLIALFLLCTGAQINLKTVGVSLGKGATLLTVKWIVGAAFGMLAYVFAGENGLWLGLAPIAIIAAMTNSNGGLYIAVVGQYGNKTDRAAYSLLALNDGPFFTMVALAIFGAMGFVDGLFSLTAFIAVLLPIVVGMVLGNLDEEMRKFLDQGSSMLIPFFAFALGMGIDFAKIIEGGIPGILLGVATTFITGTAGYFAFKAFNWNPIAGAAEGSTAGNAVATPAAIAAANAGFASMVDVATVQVAASTVTTAILLPIYIGFLVKRLEGKGVTLPDDYQTESERHASA from the coding sequence ATGAAAATTAAGGCGACTTTGGAAAGAATTCCTGGCGGTATGATGGTTGTCCCGCTTATTTTGGCAGCTATTTTGAATACAGTAGCGCCTGATTTACTTAGAATCGGCAATTTCACGCAAGCTCTGTTTGTTGATGGTGCCGGGACGTTAATCGCTTTGTTCTTATTATGTACAGGTGCACAAATCAACTTGAAGACAGTCGGTGTCAGCCTCGGAAAAGGCGCGACACTCTTAACCGTCAAATGGATTGTAGGGGCGGCTTTCGGTATGCTTGCCTATGTGTTCGCAGGTGAAAATGGCTTATGGTTAGGTCTTGCGCCGATCGCTATCATTGCAGCCATGACAAACAGTAATGGTGGTTTATATATAGCTGTTGTCGGTCAATACGGAAATAAGACGGACCGGGCAGCCTATTCCTTACTTGCGCTGAATGATGGACCATTCTTTACAATGGTAGCTCTTGCCATATTCGGTGCGATGGGCTTTGTGGACGGTTTGTTCTCACTGACAGCTTTCATCGCGGTATTATTACCGATTGTCGTGGGAATGGTGCTTGGTAACCTTGATGAAGAAATGCGTAAGTTTCTGGATCAGGGCAGCTCCATGTTAATACCTTTCTTCGCATTCGCCCTTGGAATGGGAATCGACTTCGCTAAAATTATTGAAGGTGGTATTCCTGGAATTCTTCTAGGTGTTGCGACAACGTTCATCACAGGTACAGCCGGATACTTTGCTTTTAAGGCCTTCAATTGGAACCCGATTGCTGGGGCGGCTGAAGGTTCAACAGCCGGTAACGCAGTAGCTACCCCGGCAGCCATTGCCGCAGCAAATGCCGGCTTCGCTAGTATGGTTGACGTGGCAACCGTCCAAGTAGCAGCGTCTACGGTTACGACTGCGATTCTTCTGCCGATCTATATCGGATTCTTAGTTAAACGCCTGGAAGGAAAAGGAGTCACCCTGCCAGATGATTACCAAACAGAATCGGAAAGGCACGCTTCAGCCTAG